In Neodiprion pinetum isolate iyNeoPine1 chromosome 6, iyNeoPine1.2, whole genome shotgun sequence, one genomic interval encodes:
- the LOC124220971 gene encoding uncharacterized protein: MCQPMPRNCNCPPPVQIDARADEDCSCDCPSAPECACPPSERRFSRTKVKCPNARICCPVPRQPPGTPCCCIECRPCLPPPCDPCSSTRCRPSTPRTKPCRPASPCPPSSPCRPKRSSPCQKPAPPSPSRSSARSSSRGSSCCSPCRAPGQSSSTCDDNGEVVEVTRARGDDGERYCAGDADRRSRCRCAHDGKGCVDDCRWRCSRNCAGEPLTGSCERPEEPGNNEGRAPNVLQVATGVDKSLSIDHRQVDHSVTKIEAAPKLRAATYPGNAAAVGAPGARGTRGTSGWKVFPRKVSRSAVSPVGGTGNSLSNVIAARKSAATPGVNRTPIGTNALHARLVAKRMAPGRSGLGVQTHPASRDSSKG; encoded by the coding sequence ATGTGCCAGCCGATGCCGAGAAACTGCAACTGCCCGCCCCCCGTACAGATTGACGCGAGAGCCGACGAGGACTGCTCGTGCGACTGTCCTTCCGCACCCGAGTGCGCCTGTCCACCGAGCGAACGCCGGTTCTCCAGGACCAAGGTGAAGTGTCCCAACGCCAGGATCTGCTGCCCCGTTCCTCGCCAGCCCCCAGGAACACCTTGCTGCTGCATCGAGTGCCGACCCTGCCTCCCGCCGCCCTGCGACCCCTGCTCGTCGACCAGATGCCGCCCATCGACGCCTCGGACCAAGCCCTGCAGGCCGGCCTCACCTTGTCCCCCTAGCTCGCCCTGTCGCCCAAAGCGAAGCTCTCCTTGTCAAAAACCGGCACCACCCTCGCCCTCTCGATCCTCCGCTCGCTCCTCGTCCCGGGGATCAAGTTGTTGCTCACCGTGCAGAGCGCCAGGTCAGTCGTCTTCAACCTGCGATGATAACGGCGAGGTGGTCGAGGTCACGCGGGCACGCGGAGATGACGGAGAGCGATACTGCGCCGGCGATGCCGATCGGCGTTCAAGGTGTCGCTGCGCTCACGACGGGAAGGGTTGCGTCGATGATTGCCGCTGGCGCTGCTCAAGGAACTGCGCCGGCGAACCCTTGACAGGGAGCTGCGAACGGCCGGAAGAACCGGGGAACAACGAGGGCCGGGCCCCGAACGTATTGCAGGTTGCCACCGGCGTCGATAAATCTCTTTCGATCGATCACCGTCAGGTGGATCATTCGGTGACGAAAATTGAGGCTGCTCCTAAGCTGCGTGCCGCAACTTATCCTGGCAACGCTGCTGCGGTCGGAGCGCCTGGTGCTCGCGGTACTCGCGGTACTTCCGGTTGGAAGGTCTTCCCTCGCAAGGTTTCGCGCAGTGCGGTTTCACCTGTTGGTGGAACAGGCAATTCCCTTTCCAACGTGATCGCCGCACGGAAATCGGCTGCCACCCCCGGTGTCAACCGCACCCCGATCGGCACAAACGCGTTGCACGCTCGTCTCGTCGCAAAGAGGATGGCTCCTGGGCGATCGGGGCTCGGTGTTCAGACCCATCCGGCTTCTCGCGATTCGTCCAAAGGCTAA
- the LOC124222344 gene encoding uncharacterized protein, protein MTVCDGVVPPVGGGDAEIPSCPCVSERECCAGGGGELISYLGDIGHSILVPGPLTLISFALLILVAVTWAFGLAFYHRSQAPNQSAKLKIPLVFNPADKISSRDANCKTSQRRCGTSDRDKSKFLRGFRNPVRHATDDKHLMRNVSTHSTPQSIGNVTWHELKRAFCLQPANSPGRKRHRSPAELALAFFSKIDKSRSRQSASRCIVHWCQPPLRFTSSRKSSPASSCTEAFSQTSTGSGKSCQSEPPMPLSRSRYSLAGLKTGPRQCCCGSQDKGCAEDCNFCCSLNCGMTGTPDGIRAGHSVQQRVRDQVVFASSHGLRRPSFHDKSCARSLEDIAVRITKSTGICTESESKHSLLSSVEMSIQQDREIPLTNHDGNNSEGNHKLRGKENAVDEVGHNEYEEKEFPKESCAEKIMQNLGGDAPHRQDLSSTDRTRKHEVHDAATDIVRHSAQTIYHDKAVGDEKGIRRHHRHAHERTRDHRRGLVENASRHNFHLDKSVGHEGENLGLICREKETNEFREHPAERRGLGATSFQEHLENGGMSDAEKKRISERDCDGSIDRSRSKIIPEIITKSEVEDCTCSESVTSEILLVGSRAKNSLSKISDSSKMSFVLGDERQYYPFGISDRSIATNTSDSYVTRRSQRRHERASRKK, encoded by the exons ATGACT GTGTGTGACGGTGTGGTGCCTCCAGTAGGTGGCGGCGACGCGGAAATTCCCTCGTGCCCTTGCGTGTCCGAACGGGAGTGCTGCGCAGGGGGTGGCGGCGAGTTAATCTCGTACCTCGGTGACATTGGCCACTCCATTCTCGTACCCGGTCCTCTCACCCTCATTTCCTTCGCCCTGCTGATACTCGTTGCCGTTACCTGGGCCTTTGGCCTCGCCTTCTACCACCGAT CTCAGGCTCCGAATCAATCGGCGAAGTTGAAGATACCGCTCGTTTTCAACCCTGCCGACAAGATCTCGTCACGTGACG CCAATTGCAAGACGTCGCAGCGTCGTTGTGGTACATCCGATCGCGACAAGTCTAAGTTCCTCCGCGGTTTCCGGAATCCAGTCCGGCACGCAACAGACGACAAACACTTGATGCGGAACGTCAGTACTCATAG TACACCGCAAAGTATCGGTAACGTCACCTGGCACGAATTAAAACGCGCGTTTTGTCTCCAGCCAGCCAACTCGCCAGGCCGTAAACGTCACAGATCTCCGGCCGAGCTTGCGCTCgcctttttttcaaaaatcgacaAGTCGCGATCCCGCCAATCAGCCAGCCGATGCATCGTCCACTGGTGTCAACCTCCTCTCCGCTTTACGTCGTCCCGAAAAAGCTCACCGGCATCCTCCTGCACCGAGGCGttttctcaaacatcaacCGGCAGTGGGAAGTCCTGTCAGTCCGAGCCTCCGATGCCGTTATCAAGATCCCGTTACTCCTTGGCAGGATTAAAAACAGGGCCGCGGCAGTGCTGCTGTGGAAGTCAGGATAAAGGATGCGCCGAGGACTGCAATTTCTGTTGTTCCCTAAACTGCGGGATGACTGGAACGCCGGATGGTATTAGAGCGGGACACTCTGTTCAGCAGCGAGTAAGGGATCAAGTGGTTTTTGCAAGCAGTCACGGACTCCGAAGGCCGAGCTTTCACGATAAATCCTGCGCACGTTCGTTGGAGGATATAGCCGTCCGGATTACGAAAAGCACCGGAATTTGCACCGAGTCGGAATCGAAGCATAGCTTGTTATCGAGCGTAGAGATGTCGATACAACAGGATCGCGAGATTCCTTTGACGAATCATGACGGGAATAACAGCGAGGGAAATCACAAGCTCCGTGGGAAAGAAAATGCGGTGGATGAGGTCGGGCATAACGAGTATGAAGAAAAGGAATTTCCGAAGGAAAGTTGCGCGGAGAAAATCATGCAGAATTTAGGAGGTGACGCTCCTCACAGGCAGGATCTCAGCAGTACCGACAGGACTCGCAAGCACGAAGTTCACGATGCTGCGACGGATATCGTAAGACATTCTGCGCAGACAATTTATCACGACAAGGCGGTGGGTGACGAGAAAGGTATTCGCAGGCATCATCGCCATGCTCACGAGAGAACAAGGGACCACCGTCGAGGCCTCGTAGAAAACGCTTCTCGACACAATTTTCATCTTGACAAATCAGTGGGCCACGAAGGGGAGAATCTTGGGCTTATTTGCCGCGagaaagaaacgaacgaattcCGGGAACATCCTGCCGAAAGGAGAGGACTCGGAGCCACTTCCTTCCAGGAGCATCTCGAAAATGGAGGAATGTCAGACGCGGAAAAAAAGAGGATCAGCGAAAGGGACTGTGATGGATCCATCGACCGATCCAGGAGTAAAATAATTCCGGAAATCATTACGAAAAGTGAAGTTGAGGATTGCACTTGCTCCGAATCGGTCACTTCTGAGATTCTGTTGGTAGGGAGCAGGGCGAAAAATTCTTTATCGAAGATCAGTGATTCTAGCAAAATGTCTTTCGTTCTTGGCGACGAACGGCAGTATTATCCTTTCGGTATTTCCGACCGCTCAATAGCGACAAACACCTCAGATTCGTACGTCACTCGCCGATCGCAACGGCGACACGAACGCGCGTCCCGTAAAAAATAG